One window of Planctomycetaceae bacterium genomic DNA carries:
- a CDS encoding cyclopropane-fatty-acyl-phospholipid synthase family protein, with amino-acid sequence MFGRDAKEKRQVKQATALFEFLRGRLQSPISVRLWDGSVIPLSDRVEPGLELSIAGPGVIGTLLRRPKPDTLLRLFARGLIDYAGADLMTFIEKARVRNSRRKARGLPLALIARFAAAFILEKGENIDVEHTYDGDETGVNREQQENKDFIQFHYDVSNDFYKLFLDEQMVYSCGYFHHWEESLEKAQVNKLDMICRKLQMKPGERYLDIGCGWGALICHAAKNYGVIAHGITLSEEQLSLTLQRIREMGLEGRVTAELKDYAYVEGPFDKISSIGMVEHVGIDNMAGYMAKVSSLLPDRGMFLNHGITRPAKATDKAFRKQSPERRLLAKYIFPGGELDHLGHMTQCLESNGFDVHDVEGWRDHYSLTCRHWCQRLEANRDEAIRLIGYEKYRMWTLYLAGCVFALGDGGARIYQTVSTRHGSRGLSGMPCTRQHLYENRTALRVAESDESDQAGLKAA; translated from the coding sequence GTGTTTGGCAGGGATGCAAAAGAAAAACGACAGGTAAAGCAGGCTACGGCGTTGTTCGAGTTTCTCCGTGGTCGTCTTCAATCACCGATTTCCGTACGGCTTTGGGATGGAAGTGTCATTCCCTTGTCTGATCGGGTCGAACCGGGACTGGAACTGTCTATCGCCGGACCCGGAGTCATTGGGACGCTTCTGCGTCGTCCCAAACCAGATACGCTGCTTCGCCTGTTTGCGCGCGGATTAATCGACTACGCAGGTGCGGACCTGATGACATTCATTGAAAAGGCCCGCGTGCGAAATAGTCGCAGGAAGGCTCGCGGCCTTCCGTTAGCTTTGATAGCCCGGTTCGCAGCCGCATTCATCTTGGAGAAGGGCGAGAACATCGACGTAGAGCATACGTACGATGGCGATGAAACCGGCGTGAATCGTGAACAGCAGGAAAACAAGGACTTCATTCAGTTTCACTACGATGTCAGCAACGACTTCTACAAATTGTTTCTGGATGAGCAGATGGTTTACAGTTGCGGTTACTTTCATCATTGGGAGGAATCGCTGGAGAAAGCTCAGGTCAATAAGCTGGACATGATTTGTCGAAAGCTGCAAATGAAGCCGGGCGAGCGTTACCTGGACATTGGTTGTGGCTGGGGGGCGTTAATCTGCCATGCGGCAAAGAACTATGGTGTTATCGCGCATGGAATTACCCTGTCCGAAGAACAATTGTCGTTAACGCTTCAACGCATCCGTGAGATGGGTCTGGAAGGCCGGGTTACTGCTGAGCTGAAAGACTATGCCTATGTCGAAGGCCCGTTCGATAAGATCTCAAGTATCGGCATGGTGGAGCATGTTGGCATCGATAACATGGCCGGATACATGGCCAAGGTCAGTTCACTGCTCCCCGATCGCGGAATGTTTCTGAATCACGGAATTACTCGTCCTGCCAAAGCGACGGACAAGGCCTTCCGAAAACAGTCACCCGAACGCCGACTGCTGGCAAAGTATATTTTTCCCGGCGGCGAACTTGATCATCTCGGCCACATGACGCAGTGCCTGGAAAGCAATGGTTTTGATGTACATGATGTTGAAGGATGGCGTGATCACTATTCACTGACCTGTCGCCACTGGTGCCAGCGTCTGGAAGCCAATCGCGACGAAGCGATTCGACTGATAGGTTATGAAAAATATCGCATGTGGACGTTGTATCTGGCTGGATGCGTTTTTGCTCTTGGAGACGGTGGAGCTCGCATTTATCAAACCGTATCAACCAGACACGGCTCACGAGGATTATCGGGCATGCCATGCACGAGGCAGCATCTGTACGAGAACAGAACGGCGCTGCGAGTTGCGGAATCGGATGAATCGGATCAGGCTGGGCTGAAAGCCGCCTGA
- a CDS encoding sugar phosphate isomerase/epimerase family protein: MTLTRRSILLRGALLAGGMATGATQQMPAFARGASLRPVSDMRFGLVTYLWGKDMDLPTLLDVCEKAGILGVELRTEHKHGVEPSLNAAQREDVRKRFADSPVELVGYGSNAEYHSSDPARLKANIELTKKYIELMHDCGATGVKVKPNGFAKDVPREKTIEQIGKALNEVAEYGQQFGQEIRVEVHGSGTQELPVMKAIFDVATHPNAKVCWNSNGEDLKGSGLAHNFDLVKGRFGSTVHVRELNEGDYPYQDLMNLFVKMNYAGWILLEARTNPSDKVKALIEQREVFEQMVSSASK; the protein is encoded by the coding sequence ATGACTTTGACCCGCCGATCTATACTGCTGCGTGGTGCTTTACTGGCTGGAGGTATGGCAACAGGTGCAACACAGCAAATGCCTGCCTTTGCTCGTGGTGCATCACTCAGGCCAGTATCAGACATGCGTTTCGGCCTCGTGACCTATCTGTGGGGCAAGGATATGGATTTGCCAACTCTGCTTGATGTCTGTGAAAAGGCGGGCATTCTGGGGGTCGAGTTGCGGACGGAACACAAACATGGCGTCGAACCCTCCCTGAATGCTGCGCAGCGTGAAGACGTTCGGAAGCGATTTGCGGATAGCCCTGTCGAACTCGTTGGGTATGGATCCAATGCCGAATACCACTCAAGTGATCCGGCCAGACTGAAGGCAAATATTGAGCTCACAAAAAAGTACATCGAATTAATGCACGACTGCGGCGCAACGGGTGTCAAAGTGAAGCCAAATGGGTTTGCCAAAGATGTCCCGCGGGAGAAAACGATTGAGCAGATCGGCAAAGCGCTGAATGAAGTCGCTGAATATGGGCAACAGTTCGGTCAGGAGATTCGGGTAGAAGTGCACGGCAGCGGAACTCAGGAACTGCCGGTCATGAAGGCGATCTTTGATGTGGCAACACATCCCAATGCTAAGGTCTGCTGGAATTCCAACGGTGAAGATTTGAAGGGCTCTGGCCTGGCACACAATTTTGATCTGGTCAAAGGTCGATTTGGAAGTACGGTGCACGTCCGCGAACTGAACGAAGGAGACTACCCGTATCAGGATCTGATGAATCTGTTTGTCAAAATGAACTACGCTGGCTGGATTCTGCTGGAAGCACGTACGAATCCTTCAGACAAAGTCAAAGCCCTAATCGAGCAGCGGGAAGTCTTTGAGCAGATGGTCTCATCGGCATCGAAGTAA
- the gcvT gene encoding glycine cleavage system aminomethyltransferase GcvT codes for MNLTPLNSWHHSNNGRMVDFAGWQMPVQYSSIVDEHTAVRTRAGLFDISHMGRLTFTSDHAGDFLNSVLTNDTAKMKAGEIRYSLVCREDGGILDDVLVYRLPDQWILVVNASNREKIVAWLRRQSGFDHCGFDDQTLATGMIAVQGPAAIRIANQLLGQDVSCMKYYSGQVLTYAGITGLVSRTGYTGEDGVELTLPAEETERIWCRLLELGNDAGVVAAGLGCRDTLRLEAAMPLYGHELSESVDPLTAGLAFAVKLTKSSFVGRDAILAIRERGLQLQRVGLQLESRRIAREETPVTLNGQVVGKVASGTFSPTLQQTIAMAYVPCNLSTAGTELQVDLRGTMVPATVVPLPFYRRS; via the coding sequence ATGAATCTTACTCCACTTAATTCCTGGCATCATTCGAACAATGGACGCATGGTTGATTTTGCGGGATGGCAGATGCCGGTCCAGTACAGTTCGATTGTGGACGAGCACACGGCCGTGCGCACTCGAGCTGGTCTTTTTGATATCTCACATATGGGGCGGCTGACGTTTACATCAGATCACGCCGGCGATTTTCTGAACAGTGTGCTGACAAACGACACCGCAAAGATGAAGGCAGGCGAGATCCGATATTCTCTGGTTTGCAGAGAAGACGGAGGCATTCTGGACGACGTTTTGGTCTATCGCCTGCCGGATCAGTGGATTCTGGTTGTGAACGCTTCAAACCGGGAAAAGATTGTCGCGTGGCTCCGCCGGCAAAGTGGATTTGATCATTGTGGTTTCGATGATCAGACACTGGCAACCGGTATGATTGCTGTCCAGGGACCTGCGGCGATCCGCATTGCGAATCAGCTGCTCGGTCAGGATGTGTCTTGTATGAAGTATTACTCCGGCCAGGTTCTGACCTATGCAGGAATTACCGGGCTCGTATCACGCACCGGCTACACCGGCGAAGATGGCGTCGAACTCACATTGCCGGCTGAAGAGACAGAACGGATCTGGTGTCGTTTGCTGGAACTCGGCAACGATGCCGGCGTGGTGGCTGCAGGACTTGGCTGTCGCGATACGCTTCGGCTGGAGGCAGCGATGCCATTGTATGGGCACGAACTAAGTGAGTCCGTCGATCCGCTGACGGCAGGGTTAGCATTTGCAGTGAAACTGACAAAGTCCAGCTTCGTGGGCCGCGACGCTATCCTGGCGATCAGAGAACGTGGTCTGCAACTGCAACGCGTTGGTCTGCAACTTGAGAGCCGTCGGATTGCCCGCGAAGAAACTCCTGTCACTTTGAACGGCCAGGTTGTCGGGAAAGTGGCTTCCGGTACGTTTTCCCCAACTTTGCAGCAGACCATTGCGATGGCGTACGTTCCCTGCAATCTTTCCACTGCTGGAACAGAATTGCAGGTTGACCTTCGCGGGACCATGGTCCCGGCGACTGTTGTTCCGTTGCCGTTTTATCGTCGAAGTTAA
- a CDS encoding amidohydrolase family protein, translated as MKLGSGTVVIHNGQIVDGNGSPPIPSGTVIVTAGKIAYVGPSANAPSFSDTATQIDANGGTIMPGLVEAHFHPTYFNVAALEDLDIKYPVEYVTLLAANNARLALECGYTAARSGGSLFNIDVWLKKAIENDLIIGPRLAASGREICGAAGLMDWNPDYRKIGMEGLVLLINGPDEARAAVRKLVKDGVEWVKTYPTGDAASPEINDHHTLCMTAEEMQAVVATAHNHGMKVTGHCRATEGIRNALIAGYDAIEHGTFMDDETMELLLRRNVPVVPALYFEFASIQLGPQFGMPQSVIDGHQETLDGGAESARRIIAEGGRLGMGGDYGFAWNPHGDYARELEFFVDFVGLKPLDVLKCATRTGAEILGRAHEIGTLETEKIADILIVDGDVVNDIAILQDRSKLIAVMQGGIIKAERGRSISPSAI; from the coding sequence ATGAAACTTGGCTCCGGCACCGTCGTGATTCACAACGGACAAATCGTTGATGGCAATGGAAGTCCGCCAATTCCGTCCGGCACAGTAATCGTCACCGCTGGAAAGATTGCATACGTCGGTCCATCTGCGAATGCTCCGAGCTTTTCGGATACGGCAACGCAAATTGATGCCAACGGCGGAACCATCATGCCGGGTCTGGTTGAGGCGCATTTTCATCCGACATATTTCAATGTCGCTGCGCTGGAAGATCTGGATATCAAGTACCCTGTTGAATACGTCACGCTTCTGGCTGCCAATAATGCCCGACTTGCTCTCGAATGTGGTTACACGGCTGCACGCAGCGGCGGCAGTCTCTTCAATATTGACGTCTGGTTAAAAAAGGCAATCGAGAACGATCTGATCATTGGACCACGACTGGCAGCCAGCGGTCGCGAAATCTGCGGTGCAGCCGGACTCATGGACTGGAACCCTGACTACCGCAAGATTGGCATGGAAGGCCTTGTCCTGCTGATCAATGGCCCTGATGAAGCGCGTGCTGCCGTCCGCAAGCTGGTAAAAGATGGTGTTGAGTGGGTGAAGACATATCCCACCGGAGATGCGGCCTCCCCCGAGATTAATGACCATCATACACTCTGCATGACAGCCGAGGAGATGCAGGCTGTTGTTGCAACTGCCCATAATCATGGAATGAAAGTGACCGGACATTGCAGAGCGACTGAAGGAATTCGCAACGCGTTGATAGCTGGCTATGACGCGATCGAACACGGCACATTTATGGACGATGAAACCATGGAACTGCTGCTCAGGCGAAACGTCCCTGTTGTTCCCGCCCTTTACTTCGAATTCGCCAGCATTCAGCTGGGGCCACAATTTGGTATGCCGCAGTCTGTCATTGATGGTCATCAGGAAACTCTGGATGGCGGAGCCGAAAGCGCCCGACGTATCATCGCCGAAGGCGGCCGTCTGGGCATGGGCGGAGATTATGGCTTTGCCTGGAATCCACACGGCGACTATGCCCGTGAACTGGAATTCTTTGTCGATTTCGTGGGACTCAAACCGCTGGATGTGCTCAAGTGCGCGACTCGAACAGGAGCGGAAATTCTGGGGCGAGCCCACGAAATTGGTACCCTGGAGACTGAAAAAATCGCCGACATCCTGATTGTCGATGGAGATGTCGTTAACGATATCGCCATTCTGCAGGACCGCTCGAAATTGATCGCCGTCATGCAGGGTGGCATCATCAAAGCTGAACGAGGACGCAGTATTTCACCCTCCGCGATTTAA
- a CDS encoding PilZ domain-containing protein: MKEEIERLLYEAQRTKFTERRTESRHPFVRPVTIYVGTEPGMTAFAKDISILGIGIVSPMEFSTGSQAVLRIHSVNGTPVFLRSEARWSDAFGKGWFNVGWKFISAASPPAQAHR, from the coding sequence ATGAAGGAAGAAATCGAACGATTACTCTACGAAGCGCAACGGACAAAATTCACGGAACGAAGAACCGAATCCAGACATCCTTTTGTCCGTCCGGTCACAATCTACGTGGGGACAGAACCGGGAATGACCGCCTTTGCCAAGGACATTTCGATCCTGGGCATCGGCATTGTCAGCCCGATGGAATTTTCAACCGGGTCTCAGGCTGTTCTTCGAATTCACAGCGTCAACGGCACCCCGGTCTTCCTGAGAAGCGAAGCCCGCTGGAGCGATGCCTTCGGCAAAGGCTGGTTCAATGTCGGCTGGAAGTTCATCTCTGCTGCGTCCCCCCCCGCTCAAGCGCACCGTTAG